In the genome of Metabacillus litoralis, the window TTACCATTTGGACATACAGGTTTACTTCGTAGATAGCCACCGGTTTGTAGTTCTCCTACTGTAGGAATTTTTTTATGATCAATTTGATAAGATGTTACTTGAGCCTGTACCATATTAATAAGCCCATCACAGCCTTTTTCTTGAATACTGCTATTATGCTTTGTTACATTTGGAATTGTAATAAGCAGTAATACCGTTATAACCAGTAATACAATTAGCATTTCTATTAACGTAAAACCTTTTTCTTTCTTCATCGATTACCTCCTATAAGCTTTCCATCATCTTGTACATCGGTAAAAGCATAGATAAGTAGACAAATAATACGATTATACCTACGAATCCATAAATAGCAGGTTG includes:
- the comGC gene encoding competence type IV pilus major pilin ComGC, giving the protein MKKEKGFTLIEMLIVLLVITVLLLITIPNVTKHNSSIQEKGCDGLINMVQAQVTSYQIDHKKIPTVGELQTGGYLRSKPVCPNGNTVAIAADGVVSDGGAPAVD